Proteins encoded together in one Triticum dicoccoides isolate Atlit2015 ecotype Zavitan chromosome 7B, WEW_v2.0, whole genome shotgun sequence window:
- the LOC119335506 gene encoding uncharacterized protein LOC119335506, translating to MYIKMETMRLDWYSKPENQKVIRADLYQGLVDTVVVGESRGDRIGKRIVLPRTFPGGDRDMQRRFLDAMAIVQRWGKPDYFITMTCNPYWEEITEKLLPGQLPQDRPDLVARVYKAKQRDMMDLLTKGKHFREVAAYVHVTEFQKRGLPHEHILLIMKAKSKLATPDDYDRVISAEIPDKEKYPILHDLVIKHMMHGPCGELKKSCPCMIDGQCRFHYLRDFCNATQQGKDSYPIYRRRDDGRGVRIRGANLDNRWVVPYNPFLLMRYNCHINVEACSSIKAVKYLFKYIYKGHDRTSFAFEQDIINDGGIINEIRQYRDARYVSPPEAIYRIFAFKMFGVSPSVLQLQLHLPNMHTVAFKSCENLEDVLARPSSSKSMLTQYFEMNRRFPEARKWLYREFPEHYRWIAGNKEWQNRRNKRSQIGRLVYAHPTEGERYYLRVLLSHVRGATSFDDLKTVNGKACSSFREACEHLGLIEHDRTLDDCMTEAATFQMPYALRRLFATILVFCEATEIREMWDKHLASMSEDYRRNQSNEATLEQMVLRDIRDMLQSMGKDITSYGLPDLVETNGSYDGEHREVTKERQVTVDKEHLDLFSSLNSEQLAGFNDIMDHVMNQKSQVFFVDGPGGTVKTYLYKALLAKVRSMGQIAIATATSGIAASIMPGGWTAHSRFKISIKLTDNSMCSFTKQSGTAELLKTGVLNNLGRSRYDKTSSC from the exons ATGTATATCAAGATGGAGACTATGAGGCTTGACTGGTACTCAAAGCCGGAAAATCAGAAGGTTATACGCGCTGACCTCTACCAG GGTCTTGTTGACACTGTCGTTGTCGGCGAGTCACGCGGTGATCGGATTGGCAAGAGAATCGTGCTCCCACGTACATTTCCGGGTGGTGACCGTGACATGCAACGGAGGTTTCTAGATGCGATGGCAATAGTCCAGCGGTGGGGTAAACCGGATTATTTTATCACAATGACTTGCAATCCTTATTGGGAGGAGATAACTGAGAAATTGTTGCCTGGACAACTGCCACAAGACCGTCCAGACCTGGTGGCAAGAGTATACAAAGCTAAACAACGAGATATGATGGACTTACTGACTAAGGGTAAGCATTTCAGAGAAGTTGCGGCTTATGTACATGTCACGGAGTTTCAGAAACGAGGTCTCCCGCATGAGCATATACTTCTAATCATGAAAGCAAAAAGCAAGTTAGCGACCCCGGATGACTATGATCGGGTGATATCTGCAGAGATACCTGACAAAGAAAAATACCCCATTCTACATGATCTGGTCATCAAACACATGATGCATGGACCCTGTGGTGAGTTGAAAAAAAGTTGTCCGTGCATGATTGATGGACAGTGCCGATTTCATTACCTGCGAGATTTTTGCAATGCCACACAACAAGGGAAAGACTCATATCCCATCTATAGGAGGAGGGACGATGGGCGTGGAGTTAGGATCAGAGGAGCAAATTTGGACAATAGATGGGTGGTCCCTTACAACCCTTTTCTGCTTATGCGATACAACTGCCACATTAATGTCGAAGCATGCTCGAGCATCAAGGCAGTCAAGTACTTGTTCAAGTACATCTACAAAGGGCATGATCGGACATCCTTTGCATTCgagcaggatatcatcaatgatggTGGAATCATCAATGAAATCCGACAATATAGGGATGCACGCTATGTATCTCCTCCAGAGGCTATTTACAGGATTTTTGCTTTTAAAATGTTTGGTGTTAGTCCATCTGTGTTGCAGCTCCAGCTTCATTTGCCAAACATGCATACAGTTGCATTTAAATCTTGTGAAAATCTGGAAGATGTTCTTGCTCGACCATCTTCTTCCAAGTCCATGCTTACCCAGTACTTTGAGATGAACCGAAGGTTTCCGGAGGCACGAAAATGGTTGTACAGAGAGTTTCCAGAACATTATAGATGGATAGCTGGAAACAAGGAGTGGCAGAATAGAAGAAATAAGAGATCACAGATTGGAAGGCTTGTGTATGCACACCCCACTGAAGGAGAGAGGTACTACTTGCGTGTCCTACTAAGTCATGTCCGAGGTGCCACTTCATTTGATGATTTAAAAACAGTAAATGGCAAGGCATGCAGTTCCTTCAGGGAGGCATGTGAGCACTTAGGCCTCATTGAGCACGACAGGACTCTTGATGATTGCATGACGGAGGCAGCCACATTTCAGATGCCTTATGCCCTAAGACGGTTGTTTGCGACTATACTGGTATTTTGCGAGGCAACAGAAATCCGAGAAATGTGGGACAAGCATCTAGCATCAATGTCTGAGGATTACCGTCGTAACCAATCCAATGAGGCAACACTTGAACAGATGGTGCTAAGAGATATCAGGGATATGTTGCAATCCATGGGAAAGGATATTACAAGCTATGGACTTCCAGATCTGGTTGAGACCAATGGTTCTTATGATGGTGAGCACAGAGAGGTAACAAAGGAGAGGCAAGTCACCGTGGACAAAGAACATCTAGATCTATTTAGCAGTTTGAACAGTGAGCAGTTGGCTGGTTTCAATGACATAATGGATCATGTGATGAACCAAAAAAGTCAGGTGTTCTTTGTTGATGGTCCAGGAGGCACTGTGAAGACGTACTTATACAAGGCATTGCTTGCAAAGGTGCGTTCCATGGGCCAAATAGCAATTGCAACTGCTACATCAGGTATAGCAGCATCGATAATGCCTGGAGGATGGACTGCACACTCTAGGTTCAAAATTTCAATAAAGCTCACTGACAACAGCATGTGTAGTTTCACAAAGCAAAGTGGTACAGCGGAGTTGCTTAAAACAGGCGTCCTTAATAATTTGGGACGAAGTCGCTATGACAAAACGTCAAGCTGTTGA